The Saccharomycodes ludwigii strain NBRC 1722 chromosome II, whole genome shotgun sequence genome window below encodes:
- the SWC4 gene encoding Swc4p (similar to Saccharomyces cerevisiae YGR002C | SWC4 | SWr Complex): MASSNDLFDMLNIQKKNSESPVPSSANSKKKQLTPKIPVPPMTGLQRELYSLLGDSLPPSVIHSNNIGTQFKTSFKMKTQGKPSPWTYAPFRPNEKSSFTLRHWVKGSKDLLDAESQVSMYSKFNIHYKIPQFDQQEFEKFMSEEDRKTYEFKEIQYLFDLCRLYDLKWIVILDRYDFEGKQRSVEDLKDMFYFVCRKYMQHIDPENKEILKFLDFPKEKEIERKQYLNRLLSRSSAEIAEEEALVIEAKRFEMAAKRTLAEREQLLRLLDSPTAVDDISIQQFLTSHGMTQFYNSLLADKSRKRKYDSVAENPWVKQQQQFRKQQKTRKIEDESKKEQENKKNSAKTKSQDNQENNGGSSGSNGTKRRQESEKAVQLINDPVTSLLREFNKDERKSLGIHLYENKLSPGVFLRSTKISSFKPAVQNKVQVALNELQIPTRPVMPTFDVVKKHDQLLKKITILLDLKKQVDKLEAENRIRG, translated from the coding sequence ATGGCATCATCCAATGATTTGTTTGATATGTTAAATatccaaaagaaaaattcgGAATCACCAGTTCCAAGTAGCGCAAActcaaagaaaaagcaaTTAACTCCTAAAATACCTGTACCACCAATGACAGGCTTACAACGAGAGTTGTACAGCTTATTGGGGGATAGTTTACCCCCCAGTGTAATACATAGTAATAACATTGGGACTCAATTCAAAACTTCatttaaaatgaaaacacAAGGAAAGCCCTCTCCATGGACGTATGCGCCATTCAGGCCTAATGAGAAAAGTTCTTTCACTTTGCGTCACTGGGTAAAGGGCTCTAAAGATCTGCTTGATGCTGAATCACAGGTATCCATGTACTCTAAATTCAATATTCATTACAAAATCCCGCAATTTGATCAGCAAGAGTTTGAAAAATTCATGTCTGAAGAAGATAGAAAAACTTATGAATTCAAAGAAATTCAATACCTTTTTGATTTATGCAGGCTCTATGATTTGAAATGGATTGTCATTTTAGATAGATACGATTTTGAGGGGAAACAAAGAAGTGTGGAGGATTTAAAAGacatgttttattttgtctGCAGAAAATATATGCAACACATAGATccagaaaataaagaaatactAAAGTTTTTAGATTTTCCTAAAGAAAAGGAGATTGAACGCaaacaatatttaaatagGCTTCTATCTAGATCATCTGCAGAAATAGCAGAAGAGGAAGCTTTAGTAATAGAGGCCAAAAGATTTGAAATGGCTGCTAAACGAACGTTAGCGGAAAGAGAACAATTATTACGTCTGCTAGATTCTCCAACTGCCGTTGATGATATATCCattcaacaatttttaaCTTCACATGGTATGACCCAATTCTATAATAGTTTGTTAGCAGACAAGTCTCGTAAACGTAAGTATGATTCAGTCGCAGAAAATCCATGGGTtaaacaacagcaacaattCAGGAAACAGCAAAAAACAAGGAAAATTGAAGATGAAagtaaaaaagaacaagaaaacaaaaaaaactctGCGAAAACAAAGAGTCAAGATAATCAGGAAAACAATGGTGGCAGTAGCGGTAGTAATGGCACTAAGAGGAGACAAGAATCGGAAAAGGCAGTTCAACTTATCAATGATCCTGTTACTAGTTTGCTACGAGAATTTAATAAGGATGAAAGGAAAAGTCTTGGGATACATTTGTATGAAAACAAGCTATCACCCGGTGTTTTCTTACGCTCTACTAAAATCAGTTCATTCAAACCTGCTGTCCAAAATAAAGTTCAAGTTGCTTTAAATGAATTGCAAATTCCGACAAGACCAGTAATGCCAACTTTTGACGTAGTGAAAAAACATGATcagttgttgaaaaaaattacaatacTATTGGATTTAAAGAAACAAGTGGATAAATTGGAAGCAGAAAATAGAATTAGAGGTTAA
- the CUL3 gene encoding cullin CUL3 (similar to Saccharomyces cerevisiae YGR003W | CUL3 | CULlin), whose amino-acid sequence MTTTSKKIKINPPNKMIWLDNTDQKVFFNKNWPSFKDAIIKLLSDEKSSKQLSYQTLYNNVYQICVLQQSKILYDNLHEEITRFLDEYKKYTTLTELLTLWTGFKNKSKVLASIFIYLDKVYSTGTPIPSTYDMCLLTFRDSIILPNIDYIKNDMIKDFYLIREYGVNMLDGLDPELLYPDIESVYDVLHKVVNVLELLDLNNNTTVFEYHFEHVLLGETKKFYTSLRDQKFKTNHLTPEKYLKFTTSVILIEKDNLRKIFTNEDVITKFTNFVQTVFIDDNLDYLITEVLKYFIEHDDYENTNEFISLLSLDEEKNSKKFIAAFTNIVGGYFSQIKEDKQLTRRKSQIKWIEDFIVGQQKFIVLEERIKFPDYKVQMLRAINESISNYLNLEEYKPVEYLCQYIDSYLKNDVNEKSENTKTITGNNGGILRELQDILNKCVRLFQLIKDIDSFEKVYKEQLAKRLLQHRSNIEAEKWVVARIRKDFGGSYTVKMESMIHDILLSQTYTNKVYTPADVGRYHLPEGFELNTCVLTKTSWPYDEKDRIDYPDVCFPPGMKELQVEFEKSYMKCHKGRTLKWAQNLGYMDLGYQFTKSYHVITMPVYAAIILLLFEEFDTLTVRQIETLTRLPKKTITKHLATMALAPKTQILIKEPLSRMIKDHDVFSINDNFTAPSENVKLMNVMTKAEHEEKQKSNPNRNFNVMKTSAKDSTKWQIKSAVILIMKEKKDLPISDLILELKSRFPFDLDSPAGNTILQESLEYLLNKGHLARNEDATLHYVV is encoded by the coding sequence ATGACCACAACATccaagaaaattaaaattaaccCTCCAAATAAAATGATTTGGCTGGATAATACTGAtcaaaaagtatttttcaataagaACTGGCCTTCCTTTAAGGACGCCATtatcaaattattatctGATGAAAAAAGTTCCAAACAACTATCGTACCAAACTTTATACAATAACGTTTATCAAATTTGTGTACTACAACAATCAAAAATACTGTATGATAATTTACATGAGGAAATAACCAGGTTTCTAGACGAATATAAGAAGTATACCACTTTGACTGAGTTGCTAACGCTATGGACTggtttcaaaaataaatcaaaagtCTTGGCAagcatttttatatatttagatAAAGTCTACTCTACAGGCACACCAATCCCTTCCACTTATGATATGTGTTTATTAACTTTTAGAgattcaataattttacctaatattgattatattaaaaatgatatgATCAAAGACTTTTACTTGATTAGAGAATATGGAGTAAATATGCTGGATGGTTTAGATCCAGAGCTCCTTTACCCAGACATAGAAAGCGTATATGATGTGTTGCATAAGGTAGTTAATGTCTTGGAATTAttagatttaaataataataccacaGTTTTTGAATATCACTTTGAACATGTTTTACTGGGAGAAACCAAAAAGTTCTATACAAGTTTGCGTGAtcaaaaattcaaaacaaaTCACTTAACCCCGGAAAAGTACCTGAAATTTACCACTTCTGTGATATTAATTGAAAAGGACAATCTTCGGAAAATTTTTACAAATGAAGATGTTATCACAAAGTTTACTAATTTTGTTCAAACTGTTTTCATTGACGATAATTTGGATTATTTAATCACTGaggtattaaaatattttatagaACATGATGATTACGAAAATACTAATGAATTTATCAGCTTGCTATCTCTAGATGAGGAAAAGAATAGTAAAAAATTCATTGCAGCGTTTACTAATATTGTAGGAGGCTATTTTTCGCAAATTAAGGAAGATAAGCAATTAACACGCAGAAAGTCACAAATCAAATGGATTGAAGATTTTATAGTTGGCCAACAAAAGTTTATTGTACTTGAAGAAAGGATCAAGTTTCCAGACTACAAAGTGCAAATGCTAAGAGCTATTAATGAGTCGATTTCCAATTATTTGAACCTTGAGGAATATAAACCAGTAGAGTATTTATGCCAATATATCGATAGCTACTTAAAAAATGATGTTAATGAAAAGTCGGAAAATACGAAAACCATTACAGGTAACAATGGTGGTATTTTACGCGAGCTGCAAGACATTTTAAACAAGTGTGTTAGATTGTTTCAACTAATCAAAGATATAGattcttttgaaaaagtaTACAAAGAACAGTTAGCTAAACGTCTACTTCAACATCGTTCTAACATTGAAGCTGAAAAATGGGTTGTCGCTAGAATACGCAAGGATTTTGGTGGTAGCTACACTGTTAAGATGGAAAGTATGATACATGATATTTTGCTGTCACAAACATACACAAATAAGGTATATACACCTGCAGATGTTGGAAGATACCATCTACCAGAAGGATTTGAATTGAATACATGCGTATTGACCAAGACTAGTTGGCCATATGACGAAAAGGATAGAATTGATTATCCGGACGTATGCTTTCCCCCTGGAATGAAGGAGTTGCAAGTTGAATTTGAGAAAAGCTATATGAAATGCCACAAGGGTAGGACATTGAAATGGGCACAAAATTTGGGGTACATGGATCTTGGGTATCAATTTACAAAAAGCTATCATGTTATTACCATGCCAGTTTATGCTGCgattatattattgttgtttgaAGAATTTGATACCTTAACGGTTAGGCAAATCGAGACATTAACTCgtttaccaaaaaaaacaataactAAACATTTGGCAACCATGGCCTTGGCACCTAAAACgcaaattttaataaaggaACCGTTATCCAGAATGATTAAAGACCATGATGTGTTTTCcattaatgataatttcACAGCACCAAGCGAAAATGTCAAATTAATGAATGTCATGACCAAAGCAGAGCACGAAGAAAAGCAAAAATCAAATCCTAATAGAAATTTTAACGTTATGAAGACTTCGGCTAAAGATTCCACCAAATGGCAAATAAAATCGGCCGTTATTCTTATTATGAAAGAGAAGAAAGATTTACCGATCTCTGACTTAATATTGGAACTAAAATCACGTTTTCCTTTTGATTTGGATAGCCCTGCAGGAAACACCATATTACAAGAATCTCTAGAGTATTTATTGAACAAAGGTCACTTGGCGAGAAATGAAGATGCCACGCTTCATTATGTagtttaa
- the MMS22 gene encoding Mms22p (similar to Saccharomyces cerevisiae YLR320W | MMS22 | Methyl MethaneSulfonate sensitivity) — translation MTSGLKNELTIVPDSEGESQEIVFWYPSDTSNGKNFQLCSTSSTNIIPDNNSEFSTSDTEDAFNCNANLSNNKISSNNASFDLNTNIEHPDSVIRHSLDIPIMNKQKEAESTEQLYNQHNNILDKQERPLRWSLRKRKAIQKMPYSLDRLKHKQLLKGYEVLNFDSINVNDLPEISLSFGEKNHNKFTNKQQHTQHPLLSTQDDFWQDSDDDYDFEIQRNISFQNSATHTDSSDNRSTDSEESIILPRKLAKQGILEEGNSDNNMTLLSCSNTNSDENDVSTSKISQLSEDTSKKETDNIIFRGRVISLKNGYKGVLPKAIWEKQIKATEGTVVPNGGKKTRGYINNTVPHKGVAKRKITRNPRNNQYQELLNDILASDDEEPSETNNANSNISTNSSDSIMLHTINAGIEDAKAAAEINEYFEKKYNEFYTSDYLSLSSNDKSIAQQKQSSTDLSNQNLRRHSSGAENISVHTFKNNIDSSDDSINIKKMEGSIIDLHDYPQIDYMLSKRSKIRGSSSNTINNGTSKRKKNVTRRTRILRDKRQTRNFNAPKFFKIGRNISKNNDLSSIGHAAPSIVESIAETSAFGNNVEYAQSGSVKRIGNGRSGNGINVFAKTTTPETKDTHKLNKTKNNNKENDKKGKRKIGLYTTDMLLGDDIELNRKINAFTTIVEAPGNKYVLNKVKRKPAVPAGGHTDVSDSSAERIATNKSVLLDTPIFKALSTNSLFQAPDTISYFIAQEKITLSSFSNEFLKQLAASFDKIVRVGITDVELLDFLGKLIEFCYHRNNSDILPILDSFQTSFRSKLRQVAQRAKPIHFFTLSVCLLIEFEVSNYSSITSSFRSNIESKILRDSEKYFELLSNMSVTVSRFGQTDFLAESHFIVSFLINKLNMKDKFWAEISSKRCLSPKILNTVLYLFPTKTPYWNIISLENQDFPLVSASINFIQFAINDYDWIITKELVLKLHLLFKSRSFTNFEQECNNKDGVCRIVNKNFGIEPDTIFNFYLTVLNNFVITDSLIEKITPLGSITTMDGSQIPNRINLLLTLTLKSDFLFEKKYEQLITSALSGFPDIGVFNYKYMLEGLLSLFEVSNQKNQTINGNCILIFYEYQKNKPNVKGSYSEVWCDFIGHLCKILPNFGTNKQHLLYSLRHVASQMAKDGNYDSVVLIMILGLVTKNLKLLPPRWVESNLYQLLSTVCFQNFKLFKIYCDVVKYLIQSHILTLWSVLSYNSSVAKLPVEQQCYYYESLLEVCNEESSFLLIKPAVMKIILSNIFNDKFDLKFLKLVKSFFDKDPSIKTPFRVLALHSTFTSIKQILLGFDEAHNLGFFNEFLKLLKAKYLNKVKVELCREITIFINASLNNLVRSNQIFEFLKKEFKISNFETEKSAFKQKYITLSNIQDKVNLILLEILQVLENKLDIEETKLKIESLFALKKKDYADEFNLLLKIILCCIYGNSALSFYISTILFAIISNVLEQKMMVTTNNEFLILLKFLHNISNNIRFKKNLTALLPFYYCLSCFYLDLKYIGSGFKESEIIEESIDKFMGRCKESSRIEDLKLDNIVSHQVLELIKKFESTIEIEKFYEEKDYEMFSSKIEDICL, via the coding sequence ATGACTAGTGGATTGAAAAATGAGCTAACAATAGTCCCTGATTCAGAAGGAGAATCTCAAGAAATTGTATTTTGGTATCCCAGCGATACTAGCAATGGAAAGAATTTCCAACTATGTTCTACATCATCTACAAATATCATTcctgataataatagcgaATTTTCAACTTCAGATACAGAAGATGCTTTTAATTGTAACGCTAACCTttctaataacaaaatttcATCAAACAATGCTTCATTTGATTTAAACACAAACATCGAGCATCCGGATAGTGTTATACGGCATTCTTTAGACATCCCTATAATGAATAAGCAGAAAGAAGCTGAATCAACCGAGCAATTATACAATcaacataataatattcttgACAAACAAGAAAGACCTTTAAGATGGTCACTACGTAAACGTAAAGCTATCCAAAAAATGCCCTACAGTTTAGATAGATTAAAACATAAACAGTTGTTAAAAGGGTACGAAGTCCTTAACTTTGACAGTATTAATGTAAACGATTTACCTGAGATTTCACTTTCCTTTGGAGAAAAAAACCATAAcaaatttacaaataaacaacaacataCACAACATCCTCTACTATCAACCCAGGATGATTTCTGGCAGGATAGCGATGATGACTATGATTTCGAAATCCaaagaaatatttcttttcagAATAGCGCTACACATACAGATAGTAGCGATAATAGATCTACTGATTCTGAAGAGAGCATTATTTTACCAAGAAAATTGGCAAAACAGGGCATTCTTGAGGAAGGAAATAGTGACAACAATATGACTTTATTAAGCTGTTCCAATACAAACTctgatgaaaatgatgtTTCAACATCAAAAATCTCCCAATTATCTGAAGATACTTCAAAAAAGGAGAcagataatattatatttagaGGGAGAGTGATTAGCTTGAAAAACGGATATAAAGGTGTATTGCCTAAGGCAATTTgggaaaaacaaattaaagcTACCGAGGGAACAGTTGTTCCAAATGGTGGGAAAAAAACTAGAGgctatataaataacacAGTACCACATAAGGGTGTTgctaaaaggaaaataacaCGCAATCCCCGAAACAATCAATACCAAGAATTATTGAATGACATACTGGCCTCTGATGACGAAGAGCCTTCGGAAACAAATAACGCTAATAGTAACATTAGCACTAATTCCAGCGATAGCATAATGTTACATACTATCAATGCTGGAATTGAAGATGCAAAAGCAGCTGCAGAAATTaatgaatattttgaaaagaaatataatgaATTTTATACAAGCGATTATTTATCTTTGTCTTCAAATGATAAGTCAATTGCTCAACAGAAACAGAGCTCCACTGATTTATCAAATCAAAATTTAAGGAGACATTCATCTGGCGCTGAAAATATTTCTGTTcatacttttaaaaacaatatcgATAGTTCGGATGATTCTATTAACATAAAGAAAATGGAAGGTAGTATAATTGATTTGCACGATTATCCTCAGATAGATTATATGCTGAGTAAACGTTCCAAAATAAGGGGATCCAGCAGcaatactattaataaCGGTACAtctaaaagaaagaagaatgTTACAAGGAGAACCCGAATTCTTAGAGATAAAAGACAAACACGGAATTTCAATGCcccaaaattttttaaaattgggaggaatatttcaaaaaataatgatttaaGTTCAATTGGACATGCTGCTCCTTCAATTGTGGAAAGTATCGCTGAAACTAGTGCTTTTGGTAATAATGTTGAATATGCCCAGTCTGGTTCGGTTAAAAGAATTGGGAATGGCAGATCAGGAAATGGTATAAACGTTTTtgcaaaaacaacaacaccaGAAACAAAGGATACACACAAACTGAAtaagacaaaaaataataataaagaaaatgataaaaaaggaaaaaggaaaattgGGTTATATACAACAGATATGCTACTTGGCGATGATATAGAATTAAATAGGAAAATAAATGCATTTACCACAATTGTAGAAGCTCCTGGGAATAAGTACGTATTAAACAAAGTGAAAAGAAAACCTGCTGTTCCTGCTGGAGGCCACACAGACGTTTCAGATAGTTCAGCTGAGAGAATAGCAACCAATAAAAGTGTACTACTTGACACCCCCATTTTTAAAGCTTTATCAACAAATTCACTTTTCCAGGCCCCTGATACAATTTCATATTTCATAGCAcaggaaaaaataactttgtcttcattttctaatGAATTCCTGAAGCAATTAGCTGCCTCCtttgataaaattgtaAGAGTAGGTATAACTGATGTGGAATTATTAGATTTTCTAGGCAAATTGATAGAGTTTTGCTATCACCGCAATAACTCTGATATATTACCAATCTTAGATTCCTTTCAAACTTCCTTTAGATCAAAACTAAGACAGGTGGCTCAAAGAGCAAAACCGATCCATTTTTTCACACTTTCCGTTTGCTTGTTAATTGAATTTGAAGTATCCAATTATAGTTCTATTACAAGTTCGTTTAGGTCCAATATTGAGAGCAAAATTTTAAGGGACAGCGAAAAGTATTTTGAACTATTATCTAACATGTCAGTTACCGTTTCTCGATTTGGACAGACGGATTTTTTAGCTGAAAGCCattttattgtttcttttctcATTAATAAGCTGAATATGAAGGATAAATTTTGGGCGGAAATAAGCTCTAAACGCTGCTTATCACCCAAGATTTTAAATACTGTGCTCTATCTATTTCCAACTAAAACCCCATATTGGAATATTATTTCATTAGAAAATCAAGATTTTCCACTTGTATCTGCCTCGATTAATTTCATCCAATTTGCAATAAATGATTATGACTGGATAATAACAAAGGAGTTGGTACTAAAACtacatttattatttaaaagcaGATCTTTCACAAATTTTGAACAAGaatgtaataataaagatggtGTTTGCAGaattgtaaataaaaattttggaatTGAACCAGATAcaatattcaatttttacTTAACTGTTTTGAACAATTTTGTAATAACAGACTCATTAATAGAGAAAATTACACCCTTGGGGAGTATCACCACCATGGACGGATCCCAAATTCCAAACAGaattaatttattgttaACTTTAACATTAAAGTCAGACTTtttgtttgaaaaaaaatacgaaCAACTAATAACATCAGCTCTAAGCGGTTTCCCCGATATAGGTGTCTTTAACTATAAATATATGCTGGAGGGTCTACTATCATTATTCGAAGTAAGTAATCAAAAAAACCAGACTATCAATGGAAATTGtattttaatcttttatgAATACCAAAAGAATAAACCCAATGTCAAAGGAAGTTATTCTGAAGTTTGGTGCGATTTTATTGGCCATCTATGTAAGATTTTGCCTAATTTTGGCACGAATAAGCAACATTTACTATATTCATTGCGCCATGTTGCATCGCAGATGGCCAAGGATGGGAACTATGACAGTGTAGTGCTCATTATGATACTGGGGTTGGTTACTAAGAACCTAAAACTGTTACCACCGAGATGGGTAGAATCAAATCTTTACCAGTTATTATCAACGgtttgttttcaaaatttcaaacttttcaaaatatattgtGATGTAGTCAAGTATTTGATCCAGAGTCATATTCTAACGCTATGGAGTGTTTTATCTTATAATAGCAGTGTTGCGAAACTACCAGTAGAACAACaatgctattattatgaaagTTTGTTAGAAGTATGCAACGAAGAatcttcatttttgttaattaaaCCTGCTGTTATGAAAATTATActttccaatatttttaacgataaatttgatttaaaatttttgaaactaGTCAAATCCTTTTTCGATAAGGATCCATCAATAAAGACTCCGTTTCGAGTTTTGGCCTTGCATTCCACTTTTACTAGCATCAAACAGATACTATTGGGCTTTGATGAAGCACATAATCTGGGATTTTTCAACGAGTTTTTAAAGTTGCTAAAGGCCaagtatttaaataaagttaaagTTGAATTGTGTCGGGAAATAACTATTTTCATCAACGCATCATTGAATAATTTGGTTAGAAGTaatcaaatttttgaatttttgaaaaaggaGTTTAAAATCTCAAACTTTGAGACAGAGAAAAGTgcttttaaacaaaaatatattaccCTATCCAATATTCAGGATAAAGTcaatttaattcttttggAGATCTTACAAGTgttggaaaataaattagatATTGAAGagacaaaattaaaaatagaatcATTATTTgccttgaaaaaaaaagattacgCAGATGAGTTTAATTTACTATTGAAGATAATTTTATGTTGTATATATGGAAATAGTGCACTATCTTTCTATATTTCAACTATCTTATTTgcaataatttcaaatgtATTGGAGCAAAAAATGATGGTTACCACCaataatgaatttttaattcttttaaagtttttgcATAATATcagcaataatattaggtttaaaaaaaatttgactGCTTTACTgccattttattattgtttatcCTGCTTTTATCTTGATCTGAAATATATCGGGTCTGGATTTAAAGAGTCTGAAATTATCGAAGAAAGTATAGATAAATTTATGGGAAGATGCAAAGAATCATCTAGAATAGAGGATTTGAAACTAGATAATATTGTATCGCATCAGGTACTggaattaattaaaaaattcgAGTCCACCATTGAAATTGAGAAATTTTacgaagaaaaagattatgAAATGTTTTCATCGAAAATAGAGGATATTTGTTtatag